CCCCGCCTGGTTCCCGAATGGCGATGAGATCCTTCTGGTCTCCAATCGGGACGTCGCGCTCGGATCAGGGAACGTCTTTCGAGTGCCGGCACGGGAGGATGGGTTCGACGAACGCATCCCTGTCTTGGCTGAACAAACACTCTACCGCACGCAGCCCGATGTCTCGATCGATGGTCGTCGTTTCATTTTCTCGTCCACGCGAGGAACGGCTGACCAGTACAACAACCTTTACGTCCAGCCGACCGCAGGTGGCGAACCGTACAAGATGACCTTCTACGACTATGACGCGTTCCACCCACGCTGGTCCCCGGACGGCGAGTGGATCGCTTTCATCGCAAACGCCGGTGGCCTTCCACAGCTCAAGCTCCTCGAGACCTACGGCGGAAAACTCATCGATGTCGACATCACCGGTCAGGGTTGGCTGAACCCCGTCGGGCGCCTCAGCGTGACCACGCTCGGCCCCGAGGGAAGTCCAGTCGGAAGTCGTGTCCACATCACGGCGGCAGATGGGAAGTTCTATGCGCCTGCGAACGAGTACGCACGCATGCCCCAGCGCGCACGCATGGGCGCGTTCCACCACGAGGGCTCGTTTACGATCGAGCTACCCGCCGGTGAGACGAGCTTCACCGTGGTGAAGGGCTTCGAGCACATACCGGTCGAGCAGACCGTGACCATTCAGGAAGGACAAACCACGGAGCTCACGGTCCGGCTCAAGTACCTGGTCGATATGGAGGCTCGAGGTTGGTACAGCGGCTCGACCCACGTGCATGCCAATTACGGCGGCAACATGCACAACTCACTCGAGAATCTGATGATGATGTCGGAAGGTGAAGACCAGGACATCGTCCTCGAGCAGATTGCGAACAAAGACAACCGAATTCTTGACTATCACTACTTCCGCCCGGGTGGCGGCGCACATCCTTTGTCGACCGAAGATCGCATCGTTGTCGTCGGGCAGGAGTATCGGCCACCCTTTTACGGACACGTTTTCATGTTCGGGATGACCGAGCATCTCATCTCGCCCTTCACTACCGGTTACGAAGGGACTGGGATCGAGAGTCTGTATCCGTCCAACACGGACATGTTTAGGAAGGCGAAACGCCAGGGTGCATGGACAGGCTATGTCCACTCGTTCTACGACGGGGACCCACTGGAGGGGAACCTGGGCGGGGCGAAGGGCTTCATCGTCGACGCGGCACTTGCCACCACGGACGCGATCGAGTGGTCTACCTCACAAACCGGGTGGCCACCTCTCTACGCCGTGTGGAACAACGGCATCCGGACGACCCTGGTTGGTGGAGAGGACTCGATCAGCAATCTGCACACGACACCGCTGCTAGGGTCGGTTCGTACCTACGTCCAGATTCCGAATGGCGACTTCACCATGGAGAATTGGCTCAACGGCATGAAGGACGGGCACGCCTTTTTCTCGAACGGCGCCCTCGTCGAGTTCGAGCTGGACGGCCGCATACCGGGCGAGACCATCGAGCTCTCTTCGGGCGAAGAAATCGTCGCCTCTCTCGAGATCAACTCGGTAACCCCGCTCGAGCGTGCAGAGATCGTATTCAATGGTGAAGTGATCGCATCCATCCCGTTCACCGGCGACCGTACCACTCTGTCTTTCGAACGCTCATTTCGTCCAGCTGAATCCGGCTGGTACCACGTACGGGTAAACGGAACCCCGGAAGACAGCTTTCCGATGGATATCAACTGGGTACAGGCAGCGACCAACCCGATCTGGGTGACCGTCGATGGCGCGCCGCCTCGGTCGGCCGAATCTGCCGATTACGCACTCGCATGGATCGACAAGCTGCAGGAGATGGCTGAGGCGTGGCCAGATTGGCGATCTGAGAATGAGAAGGACCACGTCTACGGGCAGTTCGATGAGGCCCGTGCGATTTACCAGAGCTTCAAGGCCGAGGCTTCGAACAGGTAGAAGCCGACCGCGATGAACTCGGCGAACGAAACCGGCCCGGCCCATGTGTGGGCCGGGCCGGTTCTCATGGTATGGCTGCCAGAAGAGCATTCCGGACAGCAGATTCATGACGGCAAGCGCCACACTCGCCTAGGCTTCGAGCTTCACGAGCTGGGACTCTATGTCACCAGCAGGTCGCAAAGCGGGCTTCGCGCCAAAGAGACGAGAGAGAAATGACATGAGTCTGAGCTACCGTCTTACTCAACGACCTCGAACAACTCAATCTCGAAAATCAGAGTCGAGTTCGGACCGATGACCGGACCCGACCCGTTCGGACCGTACGCGATCTCGGACGGAATCACGATCCGGAAGTGACTGCCGGCATTCATAAGCAGGAGCGCTTCCGTAAAGCCAGAAATCAGGCGCCCCGCATTGAAGACAACCGGGTCGCCTTCATACGAAGCGTCGAACTCGGTGCCGTCGATGAGGCTGCCACGGTAGTGGAGGCGCACATCGTCCTCAGCCGTGGGCATCGGACCGTCGCCGGCACGCAAAACCTCGTATTGAAGTCCACTCGCCGTGGTCGTAACTCCATCACGTGCAGCGTTTTCCGTTTGATAGGCAGCACCCGCTTCGGCATTTTCAGTCCCCTGAGCCGCGGCGGACTGCGCCGCCGCTGCCTGAATCTGTTGCCCAAAGGCCTGCAGAACCGGCTGGAGAACCTCGTCGGACAGGGCCTGCTCGTTCTGGTCGAGTGCGTCACCGACGCCGCGCATGAAGGCGGCGCGATCGAGGCGCTCCTTGGTATCAATGATCTGGCGGCCGAGGTTGAGACCGATGCCGTAGCTGGCCTTCTGATCATCCGAGTCCAAGGCGGCGTTCTCGCATCCAGCCAAAGCCACCGAAGCCCCGAGGAGGGCAACACCAATCCGAGCAGTCATCATAATTTTTCTTCGCATTTAAAATTGAGGACTCCTAACGTAACCCGCCGGTGCGCAGTGCCCAACGGGAGATCCGGTGACGGCGGGCCAAAGTGCTTCTGTCCAGAAAGACGACCGCACCTCACCTTGTCTCCCCTGTACGGTGCGTTCGACCCTATTGGAGACTCAAGAATGAACAGGATGCTTCGGCCGTTCTCCGGCCTGCTTCTGGCCCTCCTTCTCGCGGCCCCACTCTCGGCACAAAGCCAGCGTGACCCCGAGGCGGTGCTCGCTGACAAGAGCTTCGTGGCCCCTGCTGGGGATATCGCGGAGATGGTGCTCGCTCCCCGCTACCTGAACGCCACGCTGACGAGTGTCAGTCCCGACAAGCGGTGGTTCATTCACGAGGTCGGCGATGGCCCAGTGACAATGGATCGCTTCTCGAAGGATTTCGATGAGCTCGGGGGCGTATTTATCGACTACGCCGCGAACCGCCATCGGAACCTCACAATCCGCACGAACATCGGCGTCAATGTCATATCGGCGGCAGACGGTTCCACGACGAGCATGGACGTGCCTGACGGCGCCCGCGTGTCGAACGCGACCTGGTCGCCAGATGGATCTCAGATCGCGTACTACGTGCATACCCCTGTGGAAACACACATTTACGTCGCTGACCCAGCAAGCGGCGATTCGCGGAAAGTCACCCGAACCCCGGTCCTGGCCACGATGGTCACTGGGTTCGAGTGGACGGGATCGAGCGAAGAAATCGCAACAGTTCTGGTCCCGGACGATCGTTCTGCCCGCCCGCTCCCTTCGAGGATGCCCACAGGGCCGCAGGTGAAGCAGACGAACGAAGGGGAGAACATGCTCCGTACATACGCGAGCCTCATGGCGACGCCATATGACGAGGAGTTGCTCGAATGGCATGCGACCGGACAGCTCGTCGCAATCGACGTGGACAGTCGTGACGTCACCGAGCTCGGTTCGCCGGGCATGATCACGAGCTTCGATTTCTCACCAACTGGGGAGTACACCCGGGTAGAGACGATGCAGAAGCCATTCAGCTACGTCGTTCCAGTCCGGAGCTTCGGGCACGTCGAAGAAGTCTGGAATCGCGTGGGTACGGTGATGGTCGAGCTTGAAGTCGCGGAGACCCAGCTCGGTATCGACGGCAACCTGCCTTCGGCACCGGGTGTCGGCGGAGAAGGTGAGGAGCCGGACCGTCGTCAACTTGCCTGGCGGGAAGACGGCGCAGGCCTAACCTACCTCCAGCAGGAGGTCGCAGACGAAGATGAAGATGAGTCGAGCCGCGGCGGAGGCCGCGCCGATCGGGTCGTCCTGTGGGCAGCACCCTTCGACGAGTCCAGTACGATCATGCTGTTCGAAGCGGAGCGGCGTATGTCTTCGGTACGCTACTCGGCGGATCACTCGATGCTCTTCATTTCAGAGCGGCCATCAGGCCGCGGTGCGACCGGCACAGTGAGGGAGTACGCAGTCGACCTGTCTGACACGGAGGCGATCTTCGATCTGACTGAGTACGAGTCCGATGATTTCTACGAGAACCCGGGCACACTCCTCACCGAGGGCGGGCGAGTGCCTTCCGGCGGACGTGGCGGATTCAGTGGCGGCGCCACAGGCGGTATCGTCCAGACATCCGCCGACGGTCAGTACGCCTACCTCTACGGAAACACGTACAACAAAGACCCGATGGTAGAGAGCCCACGAAACTTCATCGATCGGATCGAGATCCGGAGTGGAGAGAAGACTCGGGTATACGAAGCGAACAACACCGATCAGTACGAGCGGGTGATTTCGGTGCTGGACATTGAAGCCGAGACCTTCGTGGTCTCCCGGGAATCTAGATTGGAGATCGCCCAGTCCCACCTTCTCTCGGACGGCCAGCGTACGCAGTTGACGAAGAACATCGACTACACGCCGCAGATGACCGCGGCACCGCGTCAGCGCTTCACCGTGGAGCGGCCGGACGGGTTCCGTTTTCTGGTCAACGTCACCCTGCCCCCGGGCTATCAGGAAGGCACACGACTCCCGGCGATGTTCTGGTTCTATCCGCGAGAATTCACAGACCAGGAGAGCTACGACGAGCAGGGGCGGACATATAACAAGAACGCATTCCCTAGCTACGGGACGCGCTCGATGCAGTACCTGGTACAGCAGGGCTACGCCGTCGTCGAGCCGGATGCACCAATCGTCGGAAACGCCGGTGCCATGAACAACAACTACGAGCATGACCTGCGGAACAACCTCGCGGCTGTCATCGACGAACTGGACCGTCGGGAACTTGTCGATCGTCAAAAATTGGGCATTGGCGGACACTCGTACGGAGCATTCAGCACGGCGAACGCCATGGTCCACACGCCCTTCTTCAAAGCGGGTATCGCGGGAGACGGCAACTTCAACCGTACGCTGACACCTCTCATGTTTCAGAGCGAGCGTAGAGTCTTCTGGGACGCGAAGGACGTCTATACATCGATGTCGCCGTTCTTCAGCGCGAACAACCTGACGGGGGCGCTCCTGATCTACCACGGGATGAATGATCAGAACGTGGGGACGGCGCTCAACCATGCCCCTCGCATGTTCCACGCGCTGAACGGGCTCGGGAAAGACGCTTCGATGTACCTCTATCCCTATGAGGATCACGGTCCCGCAAGTCGAGACACGCTTCTGGACCTGTGGGGTCGATGGACCGCATTCCTTGACGTCCATCTGAAAGACGATACGACTCAGCCAATCACGCAGGAGCAGGGCATGTAGATCCAGTCACCTCGGGTCCGGCAGCTTTTACGCGATCCGAGGGCCAGTTGTGGCAGAATCGGGCGGAAGGGGTCGAGAGGCTTCTTCCGCCCGATTCGCGTAAGGGGATGGCGCGATTTTCAGGCACAATTCGCACTCAACGATTTTGCCTTTGGGCGCGTCCAGTCCAATACGAACGGGCTCACCTAGGCGCTGAGCACCAGCCGCGAAAGAATATGAGACCTCGCCCGGTTCCGACCGGGCGGGGTTTTCGTTTGCCCTCTCAAGTCGCAGAATGACAAAGCGCTCCCCTTAACCCCGTCGACCATGTTCTCTCGAACTACGTCTCCACTCGGCATGGCCCTTGTTTTGGCCGTGCTCGCGACCCCATCCCAGGCCATAGCTCAGTCTGCCGAGCAGTCCGCTCGGCTCGACGAGATCTTCGCGGACTGGGACACAGAGATGTCCCCTGGCTGCACGGTGGGAGTTACCCGACACGGCGAGACGGTGGTTGAGCGAGCGTACGGTATGGCGGACCTCGAACACGCCGTAGCGAACACGCCGGAGACGATCCTGGAAGGTGGTTCTGTGTCCAAGCAGTTCACCGCCGCGGCCATCGTCCTCCTCGTTCTCGACGGGAAGCTTACTCTGGACGACGACATTCGGACGTACGTGCCGGAACTCCCGGACTACGGACAGACGATCACACTCCATCACCTCATGACGCATACGAGCGGGCTCAGGGACTGGGGCAGCGTGGCATCGATCTCCGGGTGGGGGCGAGAACAGAGGAGTCATGACCATGACGACGTGATCGACATACTCAGTCGACAGACGGCTCTGAATTTCGAACCCGGCCACGAGTACTCCTACAGCAACAGTGGTTACAACCTCCTGGCGGTTGTCGTCGATCGAGTGAGTGGAATGTCGTTCGCTGACTTCTCTACTACACGCATCTTCGAGCCTCTCGAAATGCACAGCACTCAGTGGCGGGATGACTATCGGCGCATCGTTCCCGGTCGCAGTTCTGCTTACAACAGGACGGACGACGGATGGGAGATCAATCGTCCAATCGAGTACGTACACGGGAACGGCGGGATTCTCACGACGGTGGGGGATCTCGGGATCTGGAACCAGGCGTTGACCGATGGACGACTCGGTGGCCAGGATTTCCTCCGCCTGATGCACCAGCAGGGTCGTCTCAACGACGGGACCCAGATCAGCTATGCCGGAGGACTGCAAGTCGGGACATTCGCCGGCGTGTCCTCGGTCACCCACACCGGCTCTACCGCCGGCTACCGAGCGTTCCTGGCGCGATATCCCGAACAGGGACTGTCTGTGGCAATGCTGTGCAACGCGTCCAACGTTTCAACGAGCGGAAACGGTACACGGATTTCTCGAGCGTTTCTGGGGCGAGCCGCGGCTGAAGTCGAGCCGCCAGCATACGAGGCGAACTCCAAAGCATTCGATCTGCCTCCCTATGAGGGCCTCTACCGCGAGCCCGTCACCGGCACGTTCGTCTGGCTGGCATTAGGAGAACGGGGTGTACTCCTATCGGGACAGACATCCCTGCTTCCTCTGTCGTCGACAGAATTCCAGGTCGGATCGTCGAGCCGGAGGTACATCTTCGAGCGCGAAGGAAGTCAGATCTCTGGCTTTCGGCTCGACGACGGCCAGTCATTCGCTCGCCGCTACGAACGAGTCGAGGCATGGAGTCCGACGGAGCGCGATCTGGATGACTTCATCGGCACCTATCGCAGCGACGATGCGGAAACGACCATCTTAGTTCGACGCGAGTCGGAAACGTTGAGCCTCTGGCAACGGCCCAACGACAGCCATTCGGTCACACCAGTGTACTCCGATGCGTTTACGGGCCGAGGCACGATCGTCCGATTTCGGAGAGACGCGCGGGGTAGCGTGATCGGGCTGTCGTTGAGCATGGGTCGGGTCTATGACATGCGATTCGCCCGGGCAGATAGCTGACTAGCGCACCCCTGACCACATCCGTATCTAAGCTTCCCCATGAGTATCGGCCCGTCGAGTCATTGATGCGGCCTTCTACGCGCGAAAAACCAGGAGATGGACCATGAATGTGTTTCGTCCTAACTCGCTCGTTTCCGCCCCCTTCGCTGCGGCCACTGGGCTGGCCCTTGCGGGCGGGATCGCAACGGCGTCTGCGCAGGAATCTCAACGGCTGACGCTCGACCATTACATGGACATGGAGTCGGTCTCAAGTCCCCAGATCTCCCCGGACGGGACAACGATCGTCTATACTCGAAGCTGGACGGACAAGGTGAACGATTCGCGCGAGAGCTCTCTATGGATTATGGACGCCGAGGGAGGACGAAACCGGCATCTTCTCGACGCGGGGTCCGCTCAATGGTCGCCGGACGGCACGCGAATCCTCTACACCGCGCCGGGCGATCCAGGAGGGGCTCAGCTTCATGTCCGATGGATGGATGCTGAGGGCGCGGTGTCTCAGATCACCCGACTCGAGAATGGCCCCGATAGCCCCCTGTGGTCGCCCGACGGGAACTGGATCGCGTTCACAAGCCGCGTCGACGACGCAGCAGACTTCGCGGGGGTGCAGCTGCCAGACCGGCCCGATGGAGCGAAATGGACCCCCGACCCCAAAATCGTCGAGCGAGCTGGGTACAAGCGAGATCGCGCCGGCTATGTCGACACCGGGTGGACGCAAGTCTTCGTGGTACCTGCGGAAGGTGGCACCGCCCGCCAGTTGACCTACGGGTACTGGAACCACTCGGGTATCTCTTGGAATCCCGACGGATCCGAACTGTACTTCACCTCTTATCGCCGAGAGGACTGGAACCGGCCTGAGAACTGGGGAGAGTCTGAGATCTATTCGGTTTCGGTAGCGAGCGGGGGAATCACACAGCTCACGGACAGGCGTGGCCCTGATGGAAACGCGGTGCCGTCCCCCGACGGTGAGCGCATCGCGTATATCGCCGGGGACGAGCACGATGATACCTACCGCAACTCCCGCATCTACCTCATGGATCGAGACGGCTCGAACTCGCAACTCATCTCGGATGATTACGATCGGCAGTCCGGCGGCATGGTATGGGCGACCGATGGAAGTGGCCTGTATTTCAACGTCAGCCGCGACGGCTACCGCGGCCTTCATTTCGTCTCGGCAGAAGGCGGCGTCCGACAGCTCACGGCAGGCCAGCAGGTGTTGTCGCTCTCTTCATTCAGTGACGATGGGACGGCAGTGGGCACAATCGCCTCTGCGTACGAACCCGGCGACCTATATCGCTTCGACTTGGCCGCCCCCAATACCACGACTCGTCTGACACAGGTGAACAGGGACGTCCTGCACGGCGTGAGCCTCGGCGAGGTCGAGGAGATCTGGTACGAGTCTGAGCCCTACGATGTTCAGGGCTGGATCGTGAAGCCTCCGAATTTTGACCCAGGTCGCGAGTATCCACTCATGCTGGCCATCCACGGCGGACCGCATGGGATGTACAACGGCGGCTTCAATTTCGCGTTCCAGGAGCATGCTTCGAACGACTTTGTGGTTCTGTACACGAATCCGAGAGGTTCAACCGGATACGGAACAGACTTCGCAAACGCGATCAACCACGACTACCCTGGTGTTGACATGCAGGACCTCATGCGCGGCGTCGACGAGATGCTCGAAACGGGGTATGTCGACGAAGAAAACCTCTTCGTATACGGATGCTCGGGCGGCGGGATCCTCACCACTTACATCGTCGGAAACACCGATCGTTTCACTGCGGCCTCAGCCAACTGCCCGATCGTGAACTGGATGTCGGCTATGGGTACGTCGGATGCGGTCGGCTATGCAGGCACGTTCGAGAGCCCCTTCTGGGAAGATGCCACCGAGTGGATCGACCGGTCGTCGATCTTCTACGTCGGCGATGTCACGACCCCGACGATGCTCATGACGGGCGAGCTAGACTTGCGGACGCCGATGGGTCAGACCGAGGAGTACTACCAGGCGCTTCAGTATGTCGGGGTACCGACCGTAATGGTGCGGTTCCAGAACGAATGGCACGGTACCACATCGAATCCGTCGAACTTCCTGAGGACACAACTGTACTTGCGGAAGTGGTTCGCCCAGTGGGGTACGTACGAGGACCCGCTCGTCAGCTGAGGGAAGTGTGAACGGAATTGACCTTCGGATTGCGTCGGGTGTATTGCACTCCTACGGGCCTTTGATAGAGTTGAAGCCCGTCTGATAACGAATTCGGATGCGCTGTGAGCAATACATCAACTAAAATCAGCCCTGCGGAGCGTCTGCGCGGCATTCTTCCCGACGTTGAGATCGCGGCCCTCGGGCCGCTGATCGAAGAGATCGAGGAGCTGAAGATCCGCCGCAAGGCGGCGATTCTCGCGCACAATTACATGACGCCTGACATCTTCCATGGAGTCTCCGACTTCAAGGGCGACTCGCTCGCGATCGCCCGTATGGCGATGGAAATCGACGCAGAGGTCATCGTGATGGCCGGCGTTCACTTCATGGCGGAGACCGCCAAGATGGTGAACGAAGAGAAAACAGTCCTCATCCCGGATCTCGAAGCAGGGTGCTCACTGGCGGACGCGATTACCGGCGACGACGTGCGCCTGTTGAAGGAGCGGTACCCCGGGGTGCCCGTAGTCACCTATGTGAACACGTCCGCCGAAGTGAAGGCTGAGTCCGATATCTGCTGCACGTCTGGCAACGCGGTGCAGGTGGTCGAATCGCTCGGCGTTGATCGGGTGATCTTCCTGCCCGACCAGTACCTCGGACAGTGGGTCGCCCAGAACACCAGCGTCGACCTGATTCTTTGGGAAGGGTCGTGCATGGTGCACGAACGCTTCAATGCGGAAGAACTGCGTGGATATCGGGATCTGAACCCCGGCATCCAGATCATCGCCCACCCGGAGTGCCCACCCGACGTCCTTGATGAAGCAGACTATGTAGGCTCGACCGCCGGCATGATCAACTGGGTCAAAGACAAAAGACCTGCTCAGGTCGTGATGGTGACCGAGTGCTCGATGAGTGACAACGTGGCCGCAGAGTCTCCGGAGACGGAATTCATGCGCCCGTGCAACCTCTGCCCGCACATGAAGAGGATCACTCTCGAGGGTATTCGCGACGCGCTTCGCGACATGAAGCATGAAGTGACGATCCCTCCTGAAATCGCGGCTCGCGCTCGTGTTGCCGTCGAGCGAATGCTCGCCATCCCGGCCTAGTCGAACCATCGATCTCGACGGCTTCTTGACGGCCGCCCTCGAGGAGGATCTCGGGGAGCATGGCGATGTCACCTCGGACGCGACGATTGCAGAAGACACGGACGTTGTCGCGCACATGGTCGTGCGGGCCGACGGCTGTGTCGCGGGCCTCGGTGTTGCGCTGCGGGTGTTCGAACTGGTCGATGATGAACTGGCGATTGGCGCCCTGGCGACCGACGGCCAGGTGGTCCCAGCCGGCACGCGACTCGCAACGGTCACAGGCTCAGCCCGATCCGTGCTTTCCGCGGAACGCCTGGCCCTGAACCTGCTCGGGCAACTCAGCGGCGTCGCAACGGCAACGCGAGCACTGGTCGACCGTATCGACGGGACGAACGCCCAGATTATCGACACACGAAAAACGACACCGCTGCTTCGCTCTTTGCAGAAGATGGCCGTCGCGGCCGGTGGCGGTGGAAATCACCGAATGGGGTTGTTCGATCAGGTCCTCATCAAGGACAACCACGTCGAGGCCGTAGGCTCCTCCGCAGAGGCCGTCCGGCGGGCTCGCGCCCACGTCGGCGACGAGATGGTGGTCGAAGTAGAGATCGAGAGCCTCGACGACCTCGAAGGTGTGATAGAGGCAGGGGCTGACGTTGTCATGCTCGACAACATGGATCCTGAAACGATGGCCGAGGCCGTCCGGCGTACCGGTGGACGCGTGCAGTTGGAGGCGTCGGGAGGGATCACACTAGAGTCCGTACGGGCGGTGGCGGAGTCAGGGGTGGACCTCATTTCGGTCGGCTGGCTGACGCATTCCGCGCCTGCCCTCGATGTGGCCTTGGACTTCGAGACGAGCGCTGGCTGACCCGGCTCAACGGCATCGCGTTGTAGCCCCAGAGACAGCCTCGTAGGTTGCCCGTTTCCCCGCCTGTTCGCGGGCCGTCCAATCCGAATCGAGCGTGCCATGAGGGGTCTCACCCGATCTTTCGCGCCCTGCGCAATTTTTTTCGCCGGCATCCTGACCACGGTCACCCCGACAGCCGGGGCGGCCCAGGATGCAGCGACCGACCTGAGCAACGTCTTCGACCTGGGTCGCCTAGTGGCGGACACAAACGGCGACAGCGTCCCCGACTTCGTGAACGGCTCGCTGGTACTCGGCGCGAACCCGTCCGTCGGCGAGCTCTCAGCAGCCGCTGAGGTATCGGCACGTCTCGGCTTCGAGACGATGGCGCTCGACCTTCCGATCGCTCGCGGTGCGGGTGGTCAGATTCCGATCGTTATCGGGCGTGGCGGCCTGGCCGAGTCAGGGATCTCGACGCCGGGCATCGATCCTTCCTCACTCGACTCAGGTGAGGGGGCGGTGGTGGCCCGGGAGATCGACGGCAGGACATGGCTCTTTGTGGTCGGAGGAGACGACGACGGTCTCATCGCGGCAGCGCGCCTCTTTGCCGGGGTCCTCCCCCACACTCGAACGCTCTCGACCGCACGGCTGAACGAAGTCACGGATGACCTGTCTGAGGCGCTGCTCGCGTCGGGCATCGACGGTGCCACAATCCGCATCACGCAGGCACGCGCACGCGCCGGATTGGACGGAATTTCACGACTCATCGTAGAGGTCGACGGAGTCGATGCCGTCGCCGCGGAAGGCGCGCTCAACTGGCTGACCACGGCAGACGGAGTCACCCCCGATCGAGAAGGCGACGACGATCCTGGGAACCCGACGCCGGAAACGGAAGCTGTCGAACCTTCGGAGAACGAGGGCACTGGTGACGATGCTGCCGACGACAGTGACGCTGCGAGCCCCCCCCTATCCTACCCGGGCCTGGCCTCCGTCGAGGTTCGTATCGCAGGGGGTGCCTCACTGCGCCTCCCCGGGCGCGCGGCGCCCGATACGCCTGGACCGATCGCCGGCCGACCGGGCAGTGGTGGGAAAGACGATCTGGATCTTTCCAACGTGTACACCGCCGACGGGCTCCTCGGCGGCAGTCCGATCCCGAACACAATCGACGCGATGATCGTCCCGGGCTCCTCAGGGACTGCCGGCCTGCCTGACCTGGGAGCACGACTCGGTCTGGAATCCACGGGCCTCGTGGTGCCGCTCGTACAGCCCGCCGCGGACGTCACACGTCCGAGTAGCCAGCCCACCATGGTGCTCGTAGGGGTCGACAATGCGCTCACGGACCAGCTGGCCGACACGGGTCGAGTCGATTTAGCCGCGCTTCAACCTGGTGAAGGTCTGATCGAGCTCGTGCCAAATGCGTTCGGATCGAAACCAGCTCTGGTCATCACTGGCGGAGATGTGGCCGGTGCGGAGCGAGCACTCGACCAAGTGGCCCTCACCTTCCCTCATCTTGCTGAGCGAGGGAAGGATCGACCAACCATCGATGATGTTGAGCAGGATCTCTGGCACGCTCTCTCGGGGCATTCGCCGGCCGGGCAGGCCGCGATCGGTCTGTACAAGCTCGACCGTATCCTAGAGCAGCTCTCAGGAGAGTCGATCGCTTCCGCGTCGGTCCTCATGTCCGTCGAGAAGGCCGACCCAAGGCTGGTCGACGCCATCCGCACGAGGGTGGCCGAAAGCCTCGGCGCGTCCGCGGTCGACGTTACCGTCGACGACCGGGACGTCATGAACGCGGCCACCATCT
This genomic interval from Longimicrobiales bacterium contains the following:
- a CDS encoding S9 family peptidase, with product MNVFRPNSLVSAPFAAATGLALAGGIATASAQESQRLTLDHYMDMESVSSPQISPDGTTIVYTRSWTDKVNDSRESSLWIMDAEGGRNRHLLDAGSAQWSPDGTRILYTAPGDPGGAQLHVRWMDAEGAVSQITRLENGPDSPLWSPDGNWIAFTSRVDDAADFAGVQLPDRPDGAKWTPDPKIVERAGYKRDRAGYVDTGWTQVFVVPAEGGTARQLTYGYWNHSGISWNPDGSELYFTSYRREDWNRPENWGESEIYSVSVASGGITQLTDRRGPDGNAVPSPDGERIAYIAGDEHDDTYRNSRIYLMDRDGSNSQLISDDYDRQSGGMVWATDGSGLYFNVSRDGYRGLHFVSAEGGVRQLTAGQQVLSLSSFSDDGTAVGTIASAYEPGDLYRFDLAAPNTTTRLTQVNRDVLHGVSLGEVEEIWYESEPYDVQGWIVKPPNFDPGREYPLMLAIHGGPHGMYNGGFNFAFQEHASNDFVVLYTNPRGSTGYGTDFANAINHDYPGVDMQDLMRGVDEMLETGYVDEENLFVYGCSGGGILTTYIVGNTDRFTAASANCPIVNWMSAMGTSDAVGYAGTFESPFWEDATEWIDRSSIFYVGDVTTPTMLMTGELDLRTPMGQTEEYYQALQYVGVPTVMVRFQNEWHGTTSNPSNFLRTQLYLRKWFAQWGTYEDPLVS
- the nadA gene encoding quinolinate synthase NadA, yielding MSNTSTKISPAERLRGILPDVEIAALGPLIEEIEELKIRRKAAILAHNYMTPDIFHGVSDFKGDSLAIARMAMEIDAEVIVMAGVHFMAETAKMVNEEKTVLIPDLEAGCSLADAITGDDVRLLKERYPGVPVVTYVNTSAEVKAESDICCTSGNAVQVVESLGVDRVIFLPDQYLGQWVAQNTSVDLILWEGSCMVHERFNAEELRGYRDLNPGIQIIAHPECPPDVLDEADYVGSTAGMINWVKDKRPAQVVMVTECSMSDNVAAESPETEFMRPCNLCPHMKRITLEGIRDALRDMKHEVTIPPEIAARARVAVERMLAIPA
- the nadC gene encoding carboxylating nicotinate-nucleotide diphosphorylase, whose translation is MTAALEEDLGEHGDVTSDATIAEDTDVVAHMVVRADGCVAGLGVALRVFELVDDELAIGALATDGQVVPAGTRLATVTGSARSVLSAERLALNLLGQLSGVATATRALVDRIDGTNAQIIDTRKTTPLLRSLQKMAVAAGGGGNHRMGLFDQVLIKDNHVEAVGSSAEAVRRARAHVGDEMVVEVEIESLDDLEGVIEAGADVVMLDNMDPETMAEAVRRTGGRVQLEASGGITLESVRAVAESGVDLISVGWLTHSAPALDVALDFETSAG